In Helianthus annuus cultivar XRQ/B chromosome 8, HanXRQr2.0-SUNRISE, whole genome shotgun sequence, a single genomic region encodes these proteins:
- the LOC118480952 gene encoding putative uncharacterized protein DDB_G0284695, with the protein MKKYNVKGDEKKDSHVESSMGGKRSYSNFKKGTRRNNNYNNNTNPNNNTNNNTNNNNYNRNNHNNNNNNRNHNNPNHYNIKQENTQARDAKAFIATNDTGPKKYSGTMPKCERCTYHHVGNCRKCDKCGKLGHRTESCWGSGNRSGTENRNNNKNGNGREQGCFGCGSKDHFKRDCPKENQARGRSFVIGAKDARQDPNAVTDILIYSRSTEEHEQHLRTILELLKTEKLYAKFSKCEFWIRKVQFLGHVVNEKGIQVDPSKIEAIKNWEAPKTPTEKDKKFDWGEKQEAAFQLLKDKLCIAPILSLPDGTDDFVKLKR; encoded by the exons ATGAAGAAATATAATGTGAAAGGAGATGAGAAGAAAGATTCACATGTCGAGTCTTCCATGGGTGGAAAAAGGAGTTACTCAAATTTCAAGAAGGGAACTCGTAGGAACAATAACTACAACAATAACACCAACCCCAACAACAATACCAACAACAATACCAACAACAACAACTACAACCGCAATAaccacaacaacaataacaacaaccgcaATCACAACAACCCCAACCATTATAACATAAAACAAGAGAATACTCAGGCAAGGGATGCAAAGGCGTTTATAGCCACCAATGATACTGGCCCGAAGAAGTACTCAGGTACTATGCCGAAGTGTGAGCGATGCACGTATCATCACGTGGGTAATTGTAGGAAATGTGACAAGTGTGGAAAGCTTGGCCACCGTACCGAGTCATGCTGGGGATCAGGGAATAGATCAGGAACAGAGAATAGAAACAACAATAAGAATGGGAATGGGCGTGAGCAAGGATGTTTTGGATGCGGAAGCAAAGATCACTTCAAAAGGGATTGCCCTAAAGAAAACCAAGCTCGTGGTCGatcatttgtgattggagctaaGGACGCGCGCCAAGACCCTAATGcggtcactg ATATCTTGATATACTCTCGATCGACTGAGGAACATGAACAACATTTGAGAACAATTTTGGAGTTGCTAAAGACGGAGAAACTATACGCGAAATTTTccaaatgcgaattttggattcgcaaagtacaatttctcgggcatGTAGTGAACGAGAAAGGCATTCAAGTAGACCCGTCGAAGATAGAAGCGATTAAAAATTGGGAAGCGCCCAAGACTCCTACCGAA aaagacaagaaaTTCGATTGGGGAGAGAAACAAGAAGCAGCATTTCAACTTCTTAAAGACAAGTTGTGCATTGCACCAATCTTATCATTACCCGATGGTACCGATGATTTTgtt aaacttAAAAGGTAA